CCGCAGCCCGCGTCGTGGCATCTATACACATATGCGTCATCATGCCAACAACAACAAGTTCAGTAATTTGATTGGCTTTCAGATAATCAAAAAGTTCGGTTTCCCTAAAACTATTTGGAAAGTGTTTTTGGATCACTTTCTCTCCCAATAGTGGTTTAACGTTGGGATGGATATCAGCAGCAACCGTACCCGCTATAAAAAATGGCATTTTCGTTGGATCGGGAGAAATATGCTGAATATGTATAATCGGTGCTTTTATTTCTCTAAAATGGCCAATTATTTTTCCGGCATTTACGCTTGCGGCAATTGGATTTACAAGTTCCATTCCGCCATTTTCAAAATATTCATTTTGAATGTCTATGACAATTAACGCTGTAGTATTCATTTGTTATCTATTATTATGTTTTCGTTACTACAAAATTAGCTTGTCAACCACGGAAGCCACTACCAAATAAATCATCGACCCTACCATTTTGATAAGAAGGGATGTTTTAGCTATCTTAGCCATCGAGAATGGCCTTTGTAAAGCCACTTCAATTCGTTTAAAGGAGAGAAATATCGTGAAAGAATTACTACACAGCAAAATATACGGCGCAGAAAATGGTGGGACACCGCTTGTTGTTCTGCATGGCCTTTTTGGTATGGCGGACAACTGGGGATCTTTTGGCCGTAGCTTTGGAGAAAAAAGACAGATACATTTACTTGACCTGCGCAATCATGGTCGAAGTTTTCACAGTGACGGCATGTCCGTTGAGGAAATGGTTGAAGACTTGGGCGCATATATTGCTTCAATCGGTGCAGAAAAAGTCTTATTATTGGGCCATTCTCTCGGCGGTAAAGTTGCCATGCAATTTGCCATTGAGCATCCGGAACAGGTTGAAAAATTGATTATTGCGGATATAGCTCCCAAGGCTTATCCACCACATCATGAAGATATTTTTAACGCTCTTTGTGCGGTTGATATCAATAGTATGGACAACCGAAAAGATGTACAGACAAAACTCGAAAGCTACCTTGATGATCCTGGAGTAATTCAATTTTTGTTAAAAAACGTCTTTATTAAAGAAGACCGTAAATTGGGTTGGCGTTTCAACCTGGATGTTCTACAGCGGAAATATGCAGATTTCATTACAATAGGTGTAAAAGCTGGAATTTATGCTGGCCCTGCCCTTTTTCTAGCAGGCGAAAAATCGCGCTACATTCTTCCTGAAGATAAAGTCAAAATCAAGGAGCAATTTCCAGATGTCAGCTTTGAAACAATACCAAATGCGGGACACTGGGTACAAGCTGAAAACCCACAAGCATTCGACGCTTTTGTTGCTGCTTTTTTGGATCAATAAAAAATCCACTATTAGATAGACCAATCCCATCTAAGCCGATCAGATATGGTGGGATTGATCTATCCTAATTCATCGTTTACTTCAATGCTGCTGCATAAGTTTTTAGCGCACGTTCTCTAGCGATCGGATGTGCTATAATAGGTTCGGGATAATCTATTGTCCCAAGTTCGGGAATCCATTGTCTACTATATTCTTGTTTTTTATCAAATTTTTCGGCCTGAATGATTGGGTTAAACACCCTAAAATATGGAGCGGCATCGCAACCACTCCCTGCTGCCCATTGCCAGTTCCCGTTATTCGCAGATAAATCATAATCATTGAGCTTTTGCGCAAAATAGGCCTCTCCCCATCGCCAATCAATCAATAAATGCTTGCATAGAAAACTAGCAGCAACCATACGTACACGATTATGCATACAACCGGTACTGTTCAATTGCCGCATACCCGCATCGACCAAAGGGTAACCTGTTTTTCCTTGACACCAGCGTTCAAAATCCGTTTCATCGTTGCGCCACAGGATATCGTCGTATTTCTTTTTAAAGGATTCGTTGACCACATTTGGAAAATGAAATAAGATCTGCATAAAAAACTCCCGCCAGATCAATTCAGACAGCCAGACCTCATTATGCTGTTTTGCAAAAGCAACACAGCGACGAATACTAATTGTTCCGAAACGAAGCGCAATACCCAAGTTGGTCGTTCCTTGTAAGGCAGGATAATCACGATACCTATCGTAGGTATTAATAATAGCTGCATTCAGATGTGGCGGTTCAAAAGTCAAATCCGTCTTTTTAAACCCTATTTTTTCCAAGGGAATTATCGGCGCGTACGTCTGCCGAAAAAAATGCCCCTCTATTTGATCTGTGGATTGATAATCTTCTACCGTTAATTTCTCCCGCCATCTTTTTGCATAAGGTGTATAAACGGTGTAGGGTGTACCATCATTTTTCAATAGTTCATGTTTATCAAAAATAACCTGATCTTTTACAGCATTAAATGGAATTCCAGCAGCATTGAAAAATTCAACGATCGTTCGATCCCGTCGGATCGCTTTAGGTTCGTAATCGCTATTACAATAGACTTCCTGAATATTGTATTGCTCATGCAATGCTTTAAAAATTGCCAAAGGACTACCATGAAAGGTCGTTAAAGTAGCCCCATATTCCCTTAATTTTTTATTTATTCCATCAAGAGCCTGATGGATATAATCTACACGTCGGTCCAACTTATCTTCCAATCGGCCTAAAATATCTTCATCGAATATAAATATCGGCAACACAGGAAACCCCTTCCCCAATGCCTGAGATAATCCTACATTGTCTTCCAAACGAAGGTCCCGACGGAACCAAAACACCACAACTTTACTTTTCTCCATAAAAATAGAGGTAACTCGATCAACTACCGGCGAGCCCCATCTGTTTAATTTGATAACAAAAAAATAAATCCAAAAAAAACGCTGATTGATCGGACAAAGCTAAGCCTATACTAGACTGGGAAGCATTTTTTCTTGGTTTAGCTTTGTCCCAGCTGACTTTAATTGTTTTTTAAACTATCCATATCGATAACAAAACGATATTTCACATCGCTCTTTAACAATCTGTCGTAAGCCAGATTGATATCCTGCATACGTATTAATTCTATATCTGAAGTGATATTATGCTTTCCGCAGAAATCCAGCATTTCTTGCGTTTCGGCAATACCGCCGATCATCGATCCGGAGAAACTTTTACGTGTAGGGATTAAGCTAAATGGAGCTACTGGCAGTGGATGTTCAGGAGCACCGACAAGTGTCAGTGAGCCGTCGCGTTTCAATAGGCTCAAGTAGGCGTTGATATCGTGTTGCGCGGAGACACAATCCAAAATAAAATGCAAAGTACCAGCATTCTTTTTCATCTGTTCCTGATCGGTAGACAAGATGACTTCATCCGCACCCAGGCGTTTGGCATCTTCTACTTTACTTGCAGAAGTTGTGATCACGACGACATGCGCGCCCATTGCTTTGGCTATTTTCACGCCCATATGTCCCAAACCACCAATGCCCACGATGCCTACTTTTTGTCCGGGACCAACCTTCCAATGCCGTAATGGCGAATATGTTGTGATACCTGCACAAAGTAGAGGCGCAGTCGCTGCTAAATCCAAGTTTTCGGGAATATGTAATACAAAATCCTGATCCACCACGACACGCTCCGAATATCCGCCAAAGGTCTGTTTGTCCAAATGCTTATCATGGCCATTGTATGTTTGGATATTTCCATTCTCACAATATTGCTCCAATCCCTCTTTACAACTCTCACATTCACGACAACTGTCAACCATGCAGCCAACACCGGCAAGATCGCCAACTTTAAATTTCGTCACATTGGATCCTACTTGTGTAATCCGTCCCACGATCTCATGACCAGGAACATTGGGGTAAATTGTTCCACCCCATTCATTACGTGCCGTATGTAAGTCAGAGTGACAAACGCCACAGTATAGAATATCAATTTCTACATCTTTTGCCGTGACCGCACGACGTTGTACCTCCAGTTGTTTTAAGTCTGCCGTCGGGGCCTCGGTTCCGAAAGCTTTTATTGAAAATGTACTCATATTAAAATAAATGATCTATGATGAATTGTTTCGTTAAAAATAACCCTTGGTAATCAAAAAAGTTTAGTTTAGAACAGTAATGTTTGAAAAATAATCTGATTAGACTCAGTATCAGTACACAATATATTGGAGTCCAAATACTACTTTTGGAAATACAGCAGAAGCTCCCGCCGGTAAGTCGACCCAATCGGCAATTTCTCCCCAGAATCTAGCTCGGCCGAACCACCTGAAATTTTACTGACACGCTCCAGTGAGACAATATATGATTTATGTATTCGCATAAAAAGATCTTTGTCTAACTTTTGTTCCATTTCAGCTGTTGTTAGCGAACTCACAAAGGATCCTGATGTGGTGAAAATCTTAACATAATTGCCCCAGCTTTGGATATATATGATGTCTTTACACATAATCCTAACAAAGTCGCCATCCACTTTGACTACAACAGAGGAGGTTGCCGTGGTGGCAAGCACTACAGGATGATCCAATACCGTAGGTTTGACTGAGGGATATCTGGAGAAAACGTTATCAATCGCTGACATAAACCGCCTGATATCAAAGGGTTTCACCAGGTAATCGACCGCTCTATATTCGTAACTTTCCAAAGCATATTCTTTATAAGCTGTTGTTAAAATTACCAAGGGAGGATTAGACAGCGCTCTTAACATCTCCAAGCCATTCAATCCGGGCATATTGATATCCAGAAAAATAAGATCAACTTCATGATCATACATATAATCCATTGCTTCAACTGGATGATAGAATGAAGCTTTTAGATCCAATTTTTTGATATCCTTGATATAATGATGAAGGACTAGATGTGCCCCTTCTTCATCATCAACCACAATGCAGCTCAAACGCTCATTCATATGCTGAAGATTTTAAATTTAATGTTAAAACAGTATGGTAATCATGCGCTATTTCAACACAATGCAATTTGTATTGCGCAGGATAAAGCAATGCCAAACGTTGGTGCGTATTCACTAAACCGAGACCTGTGGAATTATTCTTTAGCAGTTTGTCCGCCAACGAATTTTTGATATCCACTGTCAATGAACCGTTGATAAAAGTAATTAGGATATCTACGTACCATTTCCTTTGGTTTGTAAGACTATGTTTAAAGGCATTTTCAATCAATGTGATCAAAAGTAATGGTGCAATCCGATAGTGGTTAAATTCATCATCCTCCCCCGATACTGTATACCTTATCGCACAGCGTTTGCCAATACGTTCTTTCTCCATAGCAACGTAATTAGCGATAAAAGCAACTTCCTCCTTTAAACTAATTGTATCTCTATTGGCATTTTCCAACTGATATCGCATCAATTGCGATAGTTTCAAGATCAATTCAGGTGTACGGGACGGCTCAGTTAAGCTCACCCCATAAAGGTTGTTGAACATATTAAAGAAAAAATGGGGATTTAGCTGTGCATGTAAATATTTCACATTGATCTCACTTAACATCAGTTGTGCTTCATTTCTTTTCTCAACCTCATTGGCGTATTGACGTAAGAGGAAAAAAGATAGCATTGTAAATGTACTTATCACACATAGCATAATTTGGTAGGCAAAATCCTGGAATACGGATATCTCCCCTCTTTCATAATAGGCAGTATCTATCCAAAAATAATTAACAACAACCAAGAGGGCTGCTCCAGTTAAAGTCGAAAAAACAGCACCGATCACATAGATAAAATACTTTTTCTTAATGAAGAATGAGAAAAAGAAGTGACGGTGCAACTGTGCCTGCATATACAATAGGCTAAAAAATACTAAGCCTTTGATAAAATCAATAATGGTGTCAATTTTCATCCATTCATGGAGCATGGTCAGCAAAAACATGGCGGTAAACAGTATAAACTCCTGTAAATACCGCTTTGAATACCACCGACCTTTGTTTGTCACGAGACGTTCTTCCATATCCTGAAGTAAAATTCAACTATTTATAGGTAATATGCAAAAAATCATGATGAACTGAGTTCATCATGATTTTTTTGTCAGTTCCGCCTCCATATCATCATATAGGATTTCTTTCCCAAAGGTCTCCTAAGAGATTGCTGCGCGATGCTAAACCCAGAATATTCAAAAAAGAGGAACCATCGTATCCACTTTGAACTGAACTTGTACTTAAACCATATTCTTGTTTTACCTGCCGAATATAAGGTAACCTGTCAGCTGCTTTTAATGTTCCGTTTTTGATGTTTTTCTTCGATTTTGGAAGTGAACACCTTATATTTATACTTCTTCATCGACCGAATCGAAAACTAGGACGTGTGAATTTATGAGTTATAACAATGCGTTGAACAGGATGGCCGCAGATCTTCAGTCTACATCTTCCACCTGGACAAACTGCATGGTAATTCCCCGCTGCTGACAAATATTTAAAATTGAAAATTCTAAACGGCTATTAATTTTAACAACAAGTAAAAACTGTCGGTCATCCAACAATAAATCAATATTCTTGATCTCTGGAAAACTCTGATATAGGAAATGATATAGCTCACTTGCCTTCCATTTCAATTTGCGCGATAGGGAGTAAACAACTTTATACATAATAGACTTATTTCAATATCTTAACAGTAATTTGATTTAACTGATCAATCAAAATTCCTTTGTCCTTCAATTCATTAAAATTGCGAGCCAATCGAACTTCTTTATCTGTATTTTCTAATGCAAGCGCCAATTCATCCAGTCGTTCAATTTCTTGATGCACCAGTAGATAACAATCAAACTCCGAATTCAACAACCCGGTAGACTCCGGACGTATATTCTCATCCGTTTCAACCAATACGAGCACATATTTTTGCGCAGTTAACGTCCTTCGTACCCTTCCTATTTTTGCATTTAATATCATGTTATTTCCTATTTTTGTTAGACATTCCAATTGCCACATCAAACAAATACCTATTCAAATAGACATATTTTGTATTTATGTCGAAATCTATCGTTAAAAAAACGAGCAAATGCTCATCTATTTACTAGGGTGTGAAAACGTCTAAAATCAGCTTATTTTAACCCCTTTACACATATACTAGTCAACCAGGCAAGCCGCGCCTCAAAGTCAGGAAACCGATCAAAAAGCAATACTTCCTGCTCAAAACAACGGGATGTCGTTACCAACATCTCTGAGAGAAACAGAATATCCTTTTCTTCAAGAAACTGGATTTCCCCTTTGGCAATAGCGACCCTGATCATATTACGAATCAATTCAATTTCATCATCCAACATATAACGTGTCTTGGAGACCATCAAAGCCGGATCGGATTTCATATCCTCAAAAGCCAAGTGAAAACGTTTGGTAATCAAATTGATCTCACGCAATTTAGCCCTTAGAAAACCAACCAGATTCTCCTCTAGAGAAGCTTCCCGGCTATAACTTTCTTTGGCTATTGTAAACACTTGCTGACATAAACATTCGGCTATCGCGTCAAAAACGTCCATCTTGCTCGTAAAATAATAATACAGTGTACTACGTCCCTTACCACAGGCTTTAGAAATATCCTGCATAGAAACCCGCGTAAAACCATAAGTTTCAAACACTTTCATCGACGAAAGAATAATTTCTTCCCTAATATTTTCCTGTTGCATTGTCATTACTAGACAAACATACAAAAAATGTCGAAAATTCAAATCATCATTCTGCTTTTGAACATATTTTATTATTTTTACTGTTATGATATTGGATACTTTCCCAATTTTAACAACAGAACGTCTTTATTTACGTCAAATCCAACATTCGGATGCTCCTGCTCTATTTTCTTATTTTTCAAAAGATGAGGTAACATTATATTTCGATTTACCAACCTTCCGGCATATGGACGAGGCTTATGAGCTTGTAAAAACCTGGCAGAAAAATTTTATACAAAAAGAGGCCATCCGTTGGGCGATTTGTTTAAAGGACAATCCGGATCAGCTCATTGGTTCTTGTGGTTTTCATAATTTTTCCAACGAGCATTTCCGTGCAGAGATCGGCTATGAACTTCATCCTGACTTCTGGCAACAGGGCATTATGACAGAAGCTATTTCCACTATTATTTCTTTTGGTTTCGACAGTTATAAACTCAATCGTATAGAGGCTTTTATTGACCCGGACAACTTAGCTTCCCGTAGGTTGCTTGAAAAAATGAATCTTGTTTCCGAAGGAATTCTCCATGACTATTTCTTTGAGAAGGGGCGTTTCGTAGATGGTGAGATATTTGCCTTGCTTAAAAAGAACTATATCCAGCCTACTTCCTTTCGCCAGATCGTATAATCCATATCCTGCTGATCCAAAGTCGTCAGCTGATCTAAATCATACACTGTATCAAGTTTTACCTGTGAAAGCTCGGGTAAATTCATCTGCAAACGCTGTTTATTGAGGTTCTCTTTGTCCTCGACTGGATAGATTCTGCCATCAGTGGTCAGTTGTGTTCCAAAACGCTGTGGTTTGCTCTTAAAATAATGTATTCTATCGTATAAATAGGCTATATGAGCAGGGTTGATGTCCTCTTTTTCATTGATCATCAGTTGATAGCAGTGTTGCATGAAATCGGGTTCTGAGATAGCATGTTGGACAATTAACCATGCCGCCTCACTGGCCTTTGTTCCTACTTTTGAAATACCTGGATAACCTATCTCGGTAATTATTCCGCGTAATCGCTTCGCGTTATCACGGTGAACAGCCTCCATTGCGGGATGATAGCCCTTTTGAAGTTCCCCCTTCCCGGCCAGTTCATTCCGTAATATGAGATCATCCTCTGCTAATCGAAGCAGTTCGTTCGCTAACTTGTCGTATAATATCATGCCGATTGTCTCTTATATACCCCCAACTTTATGCTATTGTTTGGTCAAATGCCAAGAAAATTCACTTTTGTCATGCAAACCCATGTTTTATAGCAACTTTATCATTTCAACTTGATTGATGCCATTGACCAGTCCCTGTTTTTCCAAAAATAATTTCACATTTTTTGCTTTCGCATCAACGTTGTTGAAACTTATTTTTTCCGCTGGCATTTCTTTTTTAAGGGCCTGAAAAAGCTGCGTTCCAATTCCTTTCCGCCTACATTCGGCTGCCACAGCGACTTGGTATATCCGCTTGTTTCCAGGATTAAAAAGAATATACCCCACAAGTTTTTCGTCGATATATGCTCCTAACGCACTAGGTTGCAAACTATCCATACTCTGTACTGCGCTTTGCCAACTTGGTAAAATATCCCAAAACGATTGAAATTCCTGCCAAGAGAAATCAGACAGCGGCTGGATTCTCGCCACATTGCTCACCGTAGCCGGCTGAATGGCACCACTGAAACATAGCAATTGTCTGTTGATCGAAAAACCACTTTTCTCATAGGCACGGATGGCCGCTCCGTTACTTTCTATTGCTTCCAAAAGAATCCGCTTGACCTTGTTCTCATTAAAAAACGGGATTAGATAACGATACATTTTTCCCACTAACCCATGCCCCCGAAATTCAGGCAGTACACCCGTTCCACCATTGTAGACCACAAATTGACGATCTATTTCCCGCAGACCATGTATCATAAATGCGACAAGTTTGTTCTCCGCAAACACAGCAACAGACCAAGTTAACTGAATATCTTCCGTTCTGATTTTCTGTCGCAATTGTTCTATATCTAGCTGAAATGGAACAATATAATCCTTAAAAGCTTCATTAATAGTTTGCAGCAGCTCAGCAATATCTGATTGTGTTAATTGTCGTATTTTCATTGAGATATCATTTGTTTATTACCAAAAAACAAAACAGTTCGGAGTACAGACAGAATCCAGACAATAGGACTGTTCTGAACAAGGCGATTTCTTAGAATTATACCTGAGATTTAAGAACTGTCCCGATATCCCTACAATATGCCTCCAATGTCGCAATCAATTTAGCGACATGTATTCCATCACAGACAGCATGATGCACCTGAATTGCTATAGGCATTAAGATTTCATCAGCTTGTTGCTGATATTTTCCAATTGTAAAGGAAGGTGCAAAATAATCTGTAAAGTCGGCAATATGAAGGTTAAAGCTATCAAAATTGATCCATGGAATTGCTGAAATATTAAAATGATTCTCTGGAGGTGCCTCCGGAAAAAAACGTAAATCATTGGCATGTCTTTCGGCTACACGATTGTAATTGGCCATAAACGCTGCAAAATCCTTATCGTATACAGTCGATAGCGCTGAAAAAGTTTCCGTTTCTGGATGTAGCACAGTATATATCGGATTTACATGGTCCCAAACGATGAGTTCCTCTTCCTTCATTGCCATCTTAAAAGCGTCATGATTGTTTACGGCCCTTGTAATTAGGTAAATCATGACAGGATAAAATTTATAGCCATTTTCCTTTATAAAAGGAAGCAGGTTAGTGATATTAATTTTTGTTGTAAGGCTAAAGCCGCATTTCATCTGGCTACGATAGACCGAAAAGTGCTCTTTTCGTTTCCAGTCCACTAAATTTATTTTCTTATAAGCTGATTCTATTTTTTCCATTTTATTCCACTAATTATTTAATTTATACGAATTGGTCCCATTCTGAAAATCACCAATTCCTGTCGAGATCATCTTTCCAGTCAAAAGGCAATAATTCCTTTAAGGATTTGAATACTCCATTTTTCACTTCCACGATTGCATCAAGATTAGTCTTGGTAAGCTGGCTTATCAATTCTCTACAACGCCCACAGGGAGGAACGGCATTTCCCGTAGCATCCACCGCAACAAATGCCCTGACTTGAAATTCATGGTGTTTCAGCATTTCGGCAACAGCGCTATGCTCAGCGCAAAATCCCATGGAGCAAGCCGTATCAATGCTGATTCCAGTATAAATATTACCTGCCACTGTTTCTATAGCAGCTGCCACACCAGCATATTCAACAAAGTCATTTAATTTTTTTGTACCGGCAAGCCCGCTTGCTATTTCTTTTAATTTGTTTGTCATATCTTCCTCCTATCCGATTCTAGGTATGCGATAAGGTCGCCACTTTCATGCGCTCTTCTTCAAAAAACGACAATAGCTCTCGCGTAACAAATAGTTGCAGATCGTCTTCTTTCCATATTCGCCATTCGAGACCTTCTGTATGCTTCGGTGTGAATCCGAAAACAACCTCTGTAAACGAAAAATCAGCAAAAGAACTGATCACTGCGTTCAGATCAACTTCATTCGTGGAAAACAGTTCTATCATATACAAAATATTATTTTCCACTTGTACCACGACAGCACAGTTTAACTCTTCAATATAATAAATTGATTCTTTAAATCCCATTGTGGGATAAGCATAGCAATAGAAAAGGGCTAGACCTTTACTTCTAGTTTGAAATTGTGTATTAGAAACAGCCTGTTCTACCAAGTTTTCAAATAGCTTCAGATCCTCTGCATTGTCGAGGTTCAGCTTACGTTTGGTCAATACTGTGGTCATATTCGTATTTTTAACGGTTTGAAATACGGTATATTCCGGGACTGGGAAAAAGTCAAATTTTGGATAAAAATCCAGCACCTTATTATTCGCAAACAAAAACATACCTTTAGTTTGATGCACAAAATCGTTACTAATCCGTCGTAACAGAAAACTGCTCAAGCCTTGACGCTGGTAATTTTCATCAGTCATTACTGTTCCTAGTTGGAGTAATTTTTTCCCTTCTTGTTCAAACAGACTTACTGTGGCGTGTGCTACTATTTTATCCTCATCAAATAGAGAATACAAGATACAATTATCATCCCAAAAACCAGATTGATAATAATTTTCAAAATCAAACTCCCAAAAATGTTGTGTCATTCGATTAAATTCCAATCGTAACGTTTCGTTGTCCTGATAACCAATGTACAGCGTATAGTTCTTATCCTTAATCAGTATGTTTTCCGTGATCATTAGATCCTCTCCTTGTACCAGGCCAAAGCGATTTTTTCCTGTGCTTTTAAAAATAGATCTTTCCCCATATTATAATCATTTCCATCCTTCCAATCGAGTTGAGTTAATTTTTCTTTGAGCTCCTGATAGCTTTCCCGGATCGTTGGGTGTGCGATTAGATAGTCGCGTAATGCGAGGTGTCTTTTCCAATCGGACGAACCCTTTACAAATGCATGCAAATGTGCGATACGAAGGTCATGATCATGCAAGATCGCCGGTATATCATCCCCAATTTTTACGACATCCGAAACGCCAATTTTATATATAGGTTTTTTCAGTAATATAAAAAATCGGCGTTCTGGTCAGTCCTGATTATATTTTTCATAGTAAACAATATTCGGTAGTTTCAATAAACCCGGTAACCAGTCTAAATCAGTTTCGTTTTCCACCCCGATCTGTATATCAATAATTGGTTTCGCTGAAAGACCTTCCACCGCAGTACTGCCGATATGATCAATTTGAGGGTTTAACGGTTTCAATAGAAATTGTAGCTCTAGTTTAATGGATTCAAATTGTTTTTTCCATTTTGGATCATAGGGTTCAAAAGGTAATATCATTTAAATAATTGTTTAAAATTCAATACATAGTTTGTTTTATACTGGCCTAATCTATCCAGTTTTTCACACCGAACAGTACTTGCTCTGATAGATTGGATTACCCCTTAATTAAATAGATTGAAGCCGCATAATAAAGCCAAACTTTGGAGGCAAAATTAAAGCTTTTCGATTTGAAATAAGCATCCATTTTTTTGCATAATGTGTGCATATTATAAGATTTTAAAGATTACAACTTCTTTTTAAAGCGTAAGCCACATCCTCACTGCTATGGAACACAGCGCTTGTTGTCGCCATGTAGATGTTTCTCTACAGGAAAAACTTCATTCATTAAACAATACTTCTTAAACAAAAAGTTCCATTTAATTTTGCGTCAGAAAAGCATTTGCCATAATCGCTATCATATTACTGACACATAAAAAAATACACAGCTTTTACTTAAATATTTTTGGATAAGGGTATAGCTAAAAGCTTGGTATATAACATAAAATTACATTAAAATAAAGAAATCCATTACATAAAATATCTAATTACATGAATTTAAAGTCTTATCGTAATCTGAAAAACATACTAATGCTAACATGCATTGTACTAACGGGCTCAAGCCTTTACTCTTGTAAAAAGAGTGGTGAAACTACAGATTTAACAGGAGAAACAGTCGTTAAGATCAATCTACAGGGTATTGAAGCCTATACTGAGAACGATGGTAACGCTGTAGGTCAAAAACAGGGATCCACAAAAGCGTCTCTTGCGTCAAACAATACATCAGATGTTCAGGAAATGACCGTCCCTTTTGGTAACGGATGCTCCATTGATGTTGTTCTGACAAACAGTTCAGCGGCTGCTGTAAAGAAAGGATTAGTTGCTGCATCGAGTCCAAAAGTTGCAGCTGCACAAGTAACAGAAAAACCACTGGACAAAGATATCAAGTATAAAGTTGTTGTTTATGACAACCAAGGTACCTATGTTACTGAAAAGACATACAGCTATGGCGGTGAATCAACTGCAGCTGGCATCGCTCTTGACGCAGGGAAAACCTATACCTTCATTGCTTATTCCATTAACAGTACAAGCACAGTACCCAATATCAATAA
The window above is part of the Sphingobacterium sp. ML3W genome. Proteins encoded here:
- a CDS encoding cysteine hydrolase family protein; the encoded protein is MNTTALIVIDIQNEYFENGGMELVNPIAASVNAGKIIGHFREIKAPIIHIQHISPDPTKMPFFIAGTVAADIHPNVKPLLGEKVIQKHFPNSFRETELFDYLKANQITELVVVGMMTHMCIDATTRAAVDFGFSCTVIGDACATRDLEINGVTVKADDVHHAFLAALEFFYAQIQMTEIYLAQN
- a CDS encoding alpha/beta fold hydrolase, yielding MKELLHSKIYGAENGGTPLVVLHGLFGMADNWGSFGRSFGEKRQIHLLDLRNHGRSFHSDGMSVEEMVEDLGAYIASIGAEKVLLLGHSLGGKVAMQFAIEHPEQVEKLIIADIAPKAYPPHHEDIFNALCAVDINSMDNRKDVQTKLESYLDDPGVIQFLLKNVFIKEDRKLGWRFNLDVLQRKYADFITIGVKAGIYAGPALFLAGEKSRYILPEDKVKIKEQFPDVSFETIPNAGHWVQAENPQAFDAFVAAFLDQ
- a CDS encoding deoxyribodipyrimidine photo-lyase, whose translation is MEKSKVVVFWFRRDLRLEDNVGLSQALGKGFPVLPIFIFDEDILGRLEDKLDRRVDYIHQALDGINKKLREYGATLTTFHGSPLAIFKALHEQYNIQEVYCNSDYEPKAIRRDRTIVEFFNAAGIPFNAVKDQVIFDKHELLKNDGTPYTVYTPYAKRWREKLTVEDYQSTDQIEGHFFRQTYAPIIPLEKIGFKKTDLTFEPPHLNAAIINTYDRYRDYPALQGTTNLGIALRFGTISIRRCVAFAKQHNEVWLSELIWREFFMQILFHFPNVVNESFKKKYDDILWRNDETDFERWCQGKTGYPLVDAGMRQLNSTGCMHNRVRMVAASFLCKHLLIDWRWGEAYFAQKLNDYDLSANNGNWQWAAGSGCDAAPYFRVFNPIIQAEKFDKKQEYSRQWIPELGTIDYPEPIIAHPIARERALKTYAAALK
- a CDS encoding NAD(P)-dependent alcohol dehydrogenase, with the translated sequence MSTFSIKAFGTEAPTADLKQLEVQRRAVTAKDVEIDILYCGVCHSDLHTARNEWGGTIYPNVPGHEIVGRITQVGSNVTKFKVGDLAGVGCMVDSCRECESCKEGLEQYCENGNIQTYNGHDKHLDKQTFGGYSERVVVDQDFVLHIPENLDLAATAPLLCAGITTYSPLRHWKVGPGQKVGIVGIGGLGHMGVKIAKAMGAHVVVITTSASKVEDAKRLGADEVILSTDQEQMKKNAGTLHFILDCVSAQHDINAYLSLLKRDGSLTLVGAPEHPLPVAPFSLIPTRKSFSGSMIGGIAETQEMLDFCGKHNITSDIELIRMQDINLAYDRLLKSDVKYRFVIDMDSLKNN
- a CDS encoding LytTR family DNA-binding domain-containing protein, with protein sequence MNERLSCIVVDDEEGAHLVLHHYIKDIKKLDLKASFYHPVEAMDYMYDHEVDLIFLDINMPGLNGLEMLRALSNPPLVILTTAYKEYALESYEYRAVDYLVKPFDIRRFMSAIDNVFSRYPSVKPTVLDHPVVLATTATSSVVVKVDGDFVRIMCKDIIYIQSWGNYVKIFTTSGSFVSSLTTAEMEQKLDKDLFMRIHKSYIVSLERVSKISGGSAELDSGEKLPIGSTYRRELLLYFQK
- a CDS encoding histidine kinase — protein: MEERLVTNKGRWYSKRYLQEFILFTAMFLLTMLHEWMKIDTIIDFIKGLVFFSLLYMQAQLHRHFFFSFFIKKKYFIYVIGAVFSTLTGAALLVVVNYFWIDTAYYERGEISVFQDFAYQIMLCVISTFTMLSFFLLRQYANEVEKRNEAQLMLSEINVKYLHAQLNPHFFFNMFNNLYGVSLTEPSRTPELILKLSQLMRYQLENANRDTISLKEEVAFIANYVAMEKERIGKRCAIRYTVSGEDDEFNHYRIAPLLLITLIENAFKHSLTNQRKWYVDILITFINGSLTVDIKNSLADKLLKNNSTGLGLVNTHQRLALLYPAQYKLHCVEIAHDYHTVLTLNLKSSAYE
- a CDS encoding TetR/AcrR family transcriptional regulator produces the protein MQQENIREEIILSSMKVFETYGFTRVSMQDISKACGKGRSTLYYYFTSKMDVFDAIAECLCQQVFTIAKESYSREASLEENLVGFLRAKLREINLITKRFHLAFEDMKSDPALMVSKTRYMLDDEIELIRNMIRVAIAKGEIQFLEEKDILFLSEMLVTTSRCFEQEVLLFDRFPDFEARLAWLTSICVKGLK